In Monodelphis domestica isolate mMonDom1 chromosome 4, mMonDom1.pri, whole genome shotgun sequence, one DNA window encodes the following:
- the LOC100019050 gene encoding olfactory receptor 51F2-like, whose protein sequence is MSAFLKNTSSPSLTFFLTGVPGLEAAHAWISIPFCCLYITALSGNGMILFVIITEPSLHEPMYYFLSMLSSTDLGLCTSTLFTVLGIFWFNAREISFNACVAQMFFIHFFTIMESSVLLAMAFDRFVAISNPLRYATILTHSRITQIGVAIITRGVVTLIPLVLLLKRLSFCHSHVLHHSYCFHPDVMKLSCSDTKVNSAFGLIAIISSAGIDSVFILLSYILIIRSILSIASPEERKKAFSTCISHVTAVAIFYIPLISLSFVHRFGKKAPPYVPTLIANIYLLIPPIMNPIIYSVKTKQIRKAVLKVLRPKGVLI, encoded by the coding sequence ATGTCAGCTTTCCTCAAGAACACATCGTCACCATCCCTGACCTTCTTTCTTACCGGTGTTCCTGGACTAGAAGCTGCTCATGCCTGGATCTCCATCCCTTTTTGCTGTCTCTACATAACAGCCCTCTCTGGGAATGGTATGATCCTTTTTGTCATCATCACTGAACCAAGCCTCCATGAGCCCATGTACTATTTCCTCTCCATGCTCTCTTCCACTGACTTGGGCTTGTGCACATCCACTCTGTTCACTGTGTTGGGAATATTCTGGTTCAATGCCAGAGAGATCAGTTTTAATGCCTGCGTGGCTCAGatgttctttattcatttcttcaCTATCATGGAATCCTCAGTACTACTAGCCATGGCTTTTGATCGATTTGTGGCCATTTCTAATCCACTCAGATATGCCACTATCCTCACACACTCAAGAATAACCCAGATTGGAGTGGCAATTATTACCAGAGGTGTGGTCACCCTGATACCCCTTGTCCTGCTTCTTAAACGGCTCTCTTTTTGCCACAGCCATGTGCTTCACCATTCTTATTGTTTTCATCCTGATGTTATGAAACTCTCATGTTCAGACACAAAAGTCAATAGTGCATTTGGGTTAATTGCAATCATTTCTAGTGCTGGTATAGACTCAGTCTTCATCCTCCTCTCCTATATTCTGATCATCCGCTCTATTCTTAGCATTGCATCCCCAGAAGAACGCAAGAAAGCCTTTAGCACTTGCATCTCCCATGTAACTGCTGTAGCCATCTTCTATATTCCTCTAATCAGCCTATCCTTTGTCCATAGATTTGGGAAGAAAGCCCCTCCCTATGTACCCACTCTCATTGCCAATATCTACTTGCTGATTCCCCCTATAATGAACCCCATCATTTACAGCGTAAAGACCAAACAAATACGTAAAGCTGTTCTCAAAGTCCTTCGCCCCAAGGGAGTCCTGATCTGA